The Faecalibacterium prausnitzii genome includes a window with the following:
- a CDS encoding ATP-dependent Clp protease ATP-binding subunit yields the protein MVCIRCQKRPAIIFVQRMENGQMKNEGYCLHCARELHIKPVEDLMKQFGMSDEDMDNMEDRMENMMQELGDGSGNPFSMMMNMGQPQSGEDGDEDLMPGSSATFPLSMNGGEQDAPKGDKKPGKSGKKPPRRKFLDTYCENLTRKAREGRLDDIIGRDREIYRTIQILSRRQKNNPCLIGEAGVGKTAIAEGIAERIARGEVPAGLKDKEIYLLDLTSLVAGTQFRGQFEQRVKGLLSEVKAAGNVILFIDEIHTITSAGESEGAMNAGNILKPALSRGEIQVIGATTFNEYRKYIEKDQALERRFQPVRVEEPSVSDTLAVMNGIKHYYEEHHHVQVPADVLSATVTLSERYITDRYLPDKAIDLLDEACACCNLAHPVISEYLEMQKELDALRQEEAEMENADVNEPIDYERVAERKTRMAQLESELPAKQAAASAIQVTMDDVAKVIELWTGIPAVKIRETEYAKLASLESELKKKIIGQDEAVHLVAQAVKRSRADLSGRRRPASFIFVGPTGVGKTELVKQLASQLFDGPDPLIRLDMSEYMEKYAVSRMIGSPPGYVGYEEAGQLTEKVRRRPYSVVLFDEIEKAHPDVMNILLQILDEGKINDAQGRTVDFSNTVICMTSNAGSSDQSTAGLGFNKSQDQLSEEKSRKALSQFLRPEFLGRVDEVITFRPLGQETLEGIAALMLDEYKPSMEAKGIRYSYTPAALHALVVKSQGGKFGARDLRRVIRKAVEDPAAEKIIDGTLASGSSLTVDAENDEIVLR from the coding sequence ATGGTCTGCATTCGATGCCAAAAGCGTCCGGCCATCATCTTCGTCCAGCGGATGGAGAACGGCCAGATGAAAAACGAGGGGTACTGCCTGCATTGTGCCCGCGAGCTGCACATCAAGCCGGTGGAGGATCTGATGAAGCAGTTCGGCATGTCGGACGAGGACATGGACAACATGGAAGACCGGATGGAAAACATGATGCAGGAGCTGGGCGACGGCTCCGGCAATCCGTTCTCTATGATGATGAACATGGGGCAGCCGCAGAGCGGTGAGGATGGGGACGAAGACCTCATGCCCGGCTCCAGTGCAACGTTCCCGCTGAGCATGAACGGCGGGGAGCAGGACGCTCCCAAGGGGGACAAAAAGCCCGGCAAGAGCGGCAAAAAGCCGCCCCGCCGCAAATTTCTGGACACCTACTGCGAGAACCTGACCCGCAAGGCGCGGGAGGGCCGGCTGGACGACATCATCGGCCGCGACCGTGAGATCTACCGCACCATCCAGATTTTGAGCCGCCGCCAGAAGAACAACCCCTGCCTCATCGGCGAAGCCGGTGTCGGCAAGACCGCCATCGCGGAGGGCATCGCCGAGCGCATCGCCAGAGGCGAGGTGCCCGCCGGGCTGAAGGATAAGGAGATCTACCTGCTGGACCTGACCAGCCTTGTGGCAGGCACGCAGTTCCGCGGCCAGTTCGAGCAGCGGGTCAAGGGCCTGCTGAGCGAGGTCAAGGCAGCCGGAAACGTCATCCTGTTCATCGACGAGATCCACACCATCACCTCGGCCGGTGAGAGCGAGGGTGCCATGAACGCGGGCAACATCCTGAAGCCGGCCCTCTCCCGCGGCGAGATCCAGGTCATCGGTGCCACGACCTTCAACGAGTACCGCAAGTATATCGAGAAAGACCAGGCCTTGGAGCGCCGCTTCCAGCCCGTGCGGGTGGAGGAGCCCAGCGTCTCCGATACGCTGGCCGTGATGAACGGCATCAAGCACTACTACGAGGAGCACCACCATGTGCAGGTGCCCGCCGATGTGCTGAGCGCAACCGTCACCCTGAGCGAACGGTACATCACCGACCGCTACCTGCCCGATAAGGCCATCGACCTGCTGGACGAGGCCTGCGCCTGCTGCAATCTGGCCCACCCGGTCATCTCGGAGTACCTCGAAATGCAGAAGGAGCTGGACGCCCTCCGGCAGGAAGAAGCCGAGATGGAGAACGCCGACGTCAACGAGCCCATCGACTATGAGCGGGTGGCCGAGCGGAAGACCCGGATGGCCCAGCTGGAGAGCGAGCTGCCCGCAAAGCAGGCCGCTGCCAGCGCGATCCAGGTGACCATGGACGATGTGGCCAAGGTCATCGAGCTGTGGACCGGCATCCCCGCCGTGAAGATCCGGGAGACCGAGTACGCCAAGCTCGCCAGCCTGGAAAGCGAACTGAAAAAGAAGATCATCGGGCAGGACGAGGCCGTCCATCTGGTGGCACAGGCCGTCAAGCGCAGCCGCGCCGACCTGTCCGGCCGCCGCCGCCCCGCCAGCTTCATCTTTGTCGGCCCCACCGGCGTCGGCAAGACCGAACTGGTCAAGCAGCTGGCCAGCCAGCTCTTCGACGGGCCGGACCCGCTCATCCGCCTCGATATGAGCGAATATATGGAAAAATATGCGGTGTCCCGCATGATCGGTTCGCCTCCGGGCTATGTCGGCTACGAGGAGGCCGGTCAGCTGACCGAAAAGGTCCGCCGCCGCCCTTACAGCGTCGTGCTGTTCGATGAGATCGAAAAGGCCCACCCCGACGTCATGAACATCCTGCTCCAGATCCTGGACGAGGGCAAGATCAACGACGCCCAGGGCCGGACGGTCGATTTCTCCAACACCGTCATCTGCATGACCTCCAACGCGGGCAGCAGCGACCAGTCCACCGCCGGTCTGGGCTTCAACAAGAGCCAGGACCAGCTCAGCGAGGAAAAGAGCCGCAAGGCCCTGAGTCAGTTCCTCCGCCCGGAATTTCTGGGCCGCGTGGACGAGGTCATCACCTTCAGACCGCTGGGGCAGGAGACGCTGGAAGGCATCGCTGCCCTCATGCTGGACGAATACAAGCCCAGCATGGAGGCCAAGGGCATCCGGTACAGCTACACCCCGGCAGCCCTCCATGCGCTGGTCGTCAAAAGCCAGGGCGGCAAATTCGGTGCGCGCGACCTGCGCCGCGTCATCCGCAAGGCCGTGGAGGACCCCGCCGCCGAGAAGATCATCGACGGCACCCTCGCTTCGGGCAGCAGCCTGACCGTGGACGCCGAGAACGACGAGATCGTTCTGCGATAA
- a CDS encoding RnfABCDGE type electron transport complex subunit C gives MLNKLKRAALGAHTPHDKATAASKPVPMPLPAQVRILMSQHIGAPAKALVKKGDEVFVGTKIGEAGGFVSANIHSSVSGTVAAVEPFRLSNGRMCDSVVIKTDGKQTVDPAVKAPEVTDKASFLAAVRACGLVGLGGAGFPTDVKLQPKPPVDTLLINASECEVWLTSDTQEMLNCSDDIIRGIEAVLKYVGIPKCVIGIENNKPECIDLLCQKTKDKPAIEVKPLPSVYGTGAELILIEKCLGREVPHGGLPADAGAIVMNVTSVSTLGKYLATGMPVVSRCITVDGDACAKPQNLIVPVGTAYEDVLNAAGVKGGVKLGKVVAGGAMMGPAVENLSYPTTKTTSGLIMLSDTAAQPAPVSPCIRCGRCVEYCPMGLEPVEVNQAYAARDVQELGKLHVDYCFNCGSCSFVCPAKRPCTQMMGLAKAFYLGEIKKGGNK, from the coding sequence ATGTTGAACAAGCTGAAACGTGCGGCGCTTGGCGCGCATACGCCGCATGACAAAGCAACTGCTGCAAGCAAACCAGTCCCGATGCCTCTGCCCGCGCAGGTACGCATCCTGATGAGCCAGCACATCGGCGCCCCGGCGAAAGCCCTGGTCAAAAAGGGCGACGAAGTGTTTGTCGGCACCAAGATCGGTGAAGCAGGCGGTTTTGTCTCTGCAAATATCCACTCCAGTGTTTCCGGCACCGTGGCTGCCGTGGAACCGTTCCGTCTGTCCAACGGCCGGATGTGCGACTCCGTCGTCATCAAGACCGATGGCAAGCAGACCGTTGACCCCGCCGTCAAGGCCCCGGAAGTGACCGATAAGGCCAGCTTCCTGGCAGCCGTGCGTGCGTGCGGCCTGGTCGGTCTGGGCGGCGCAGGCTTCCCGACCGACGTCAAGCTCCAGCCCAAGCCTCCGGTGGATACCCTGCTCATCAACGCTTCCGAGTGCGAAGTGTGGCTGACCAGCGATACGCAGGAGATGCTGAACTGCAGCGATGATATCATCCGCGGCATCGAGGCCGTGCTGAAGTACGTCGGCATCCCGAAGTGCGTCATCGGCATCGAGAACAACAAGCCGGAGTGCATCGACCTGCTGTGCCAGAAGACCAAGGACAAGCCTGCGATCGAGGTCAAGCCGCTGCCCAGCGTCTACGGCACCGGTGCCGAGCTGATCCTGATCGAGAAGTGCCTGGGCCGCGAGGTCCCGCACGGCGGTCTGCCCGCTGATGCAGGCGCCATCGTCATGAACGTGACCAGCGTCTCCACCCTGGGCAAGTATCTGGCGACCGGTATGCCGGTGGTCAGCCGCTGCATCACCGTGGACGGCGATGCCTGCGCAAAGCCCCAGAACCTGATCGTCCCCGTGGGCACTGCCTATGAGGATGTGCTGAACGCTGCCGGTGTCAAGGGGGGCGTCAAGCTGGGCAAGGTGGTCGCCGGCGGTGCCATGATGGGCCCCGCTGTCGAGAACCTGAGCTACCCCACCACCAAGACCACCTCCGGCCTCATCATGCTGAGCGACACCGCTGCACAGCCTGCACCGGTCTCTCCCTGCATCCGCTGCGGCCGCTGCGTCGAGTATTGCCCAATGGGTCTGGAGCCGGTGGAAGTCAATCAGGCTTACGCCGCCCGCGATGTTCAGGAGCTGGGCAAGCTGCATGTGGATTACTGCTTCAACTGCGGCTCCTGCTCGTTCGTCTGCCCGGCAAAGCGTCCCTGCACCCAGATGATGGGTCTGGCAAAGGCGTTCTACCTTGGTGAAATCAAAAAAGGAGGCAATAAGTAA
- a CDS encoding RnfABCDGE type electron transport complex subunit D, with protein sequence MDTRLIVSASPHLRSEETTTSLMANVIVALTPCVVASAIIFGWRALLVTAVSVVACVAFEWLYCKLLKKPNPIGDLSAVVTGIILAMNVPVGMPLGQLIVGDLVAIVVVKQLFGGIGMNFANPALVGRIVLFISFAGSMNKWVYPDAAVDQLSSATPLAVADTSKLSLLDLFMGVHGGVLGETCALAIVLGLIYLVATKTISIAIPASYIGSMFVFYLISTGSLHGALVGILSGGLMFGAVFMATDYVTSPFTLKGKLIYGLCLGIVTFAIRQWGSYAEGVSFALLFMNLWVPFINDWTRQTPYGYVKPAKKAKEGAGK encoded by the coding sequence ATGGATACTCGGCTTATTGTTTCGGCCTCCCCGCACCTGCGCTCGGAGGAGACGACCACCAGCCTGATGGCCAACGTGATCGTCGCCCTGACCCCCTGCGTGGTCGCCTCTGCAATCATTTTCGGCTGGCGTGCCCTGCTGGTCACGGCGGTGTCCGTCGTGGCCTGTGTGGCCTTTGAGTGGCTGTACTGCAAGCTGCTCAAGAAGCCCAACCCCATCGGCGACCTGTCCGCAGTCGTCACCGGCATCATCCTGGCGATGAACGTGCCCGTCGGCATGCCTCTGGGCCAACTCATCGTTGGTGACCTGGTGGCCATCGTGGTGGTCAAGCAGCTGTTCGGCGGCATCGGCATGAACTTTGCCAACCCCGCACTGGTCGGCCGTATCGTGCTGTTCATCAGCTTTGCCGGTTCGATGAACAAGTGGGTCTACCCCGACGCAGCGGTGGACCAGCTGTCCAGCGCGACCCCGCTGGCCGTGGCAGATACCTCCAAGCTGAGCCTGCTGGACCTGTTCATGGGTGTGCACGGCGGTGTTCTGGGTGAGACCTGTGCTCTGGCCATCGTGCTGGGCCTGATCTATCTGGTGGCCACCAAGACCATCAGCATCGCCATCCCCGCTTCTTACATCGGCAGCATGTTCGTCTTCTACCTCATCTCCACCGGTAGCCTGCACGGCGCTCTGGTCGGCATCCTGTCCGGCGGCCTGATGTTCGGTGCCGTCTTCATGGCGACCGACTATGTCACCAGCCCCTTCACCCTGAAGGGCAAGCTGATCTACGGCCTGTGCCTGGGCATCGTCACCTTCGCCATCCGTCAGTGGGGCAGCTACGCCGAGGGCGTTTCCTTCGCTCTGCTGTTCATGAACCTGTGGGTCCCCTTCATCAACGACTGGACCCGTCAGACTCCTTATGGCTATGTCAAGCCTGCCAAGAAAGCAAAGGAGGGTGCTGGCAAATGA
- a CDS encoding FMN-binding protein, which translates to MSKNSTWESTVKPVVVLSVIALIVSLLLALVNSFTAPIIEENLKAATLAAYVDVMPTVSSASDLDEVTDFSTENVTGVVKATDGSIAIKAEEKGFDGGILSVIMGFDTNGTVTGIWVDASTQTKGIGSNVATDSFLAQFDGMDGTQNITLGQGYDAYSGATISSKALFAAINDCINCYNELA; encoded by the coding sequence ATGAGTAAGAATTCTACCTGGGAGAGCACCGTCAAGCCGGTCGTCGTCCTGAGCGTCATCGCTCTGATCGTCAGCCTGCTGCTTGCACTGGTGAACTCCTTTACGGCTCCTATCATTGAGGAGAACCTGAAGGCTGCGACTCTGGCAGCCTATGTGGATGTCATGCCCACCGTTTCCAGCGCATCCGACCTGGACGAGGTGACCGACTTCAGCACCGAGAACGTGACGGGCGTGGTCAAGGCCACCGATGGCAGCATCGCCATCAAGGCAGAGGAAAAGGGCTTCGACGGCGGTATCCTGTCCGTCATCATGGGCTTTGATACCAATGGCACTGTCACCGGCATCTGGGTGGACGCTTCGACCCAGACCAAGGGCATCGGCAGCAATGTCGCAACGGACAGCTTCCTGGCGCAGTTCGACGGCATGGACGGCACCCAGAACATCACCCTGGGCCAGGGCTACGACGCTTACAGCGGCGCTACGATCTCTTCCAAGGCTCTGTTTGCTGCCATCAATGACTGCATCAACTGCTACAATGAGCTGGCATAA
- the rsxE gene encoding electron transport complex subunit RsxE, translated as MANENKSKVSILTNGIIKENPVLRLVLGTCSCLAVTTAVSSALGMGAAFTFVLVCSNILISLLRNVIPAKVHLPCYIVIIAGFVTIVQMVMHAYMESLYTALGVFLPLIVVNCIILGRAEMFACKNSVVDSALDGIGMGIGYTLTVTLMASIREILGSGTWLGFTVLPESMAKMSIMTQAPGAFFCYGVLMAGCIWLEGKLDARIERKSCCDLDNLKKEAE; from the coding sequence ATGGCAAACGAAAACAAGTCCAAGGTAAGCATCCTTACCAACGGCATCATCAAAGAGAACCCCGTTCTGCGTCTGGTCCTGGGCACCTGCTCGTGCCTGGCCGTTACCACGGCTGTTTCCAGCGCACTGGGCATGGGCGCGGCCTTCACCTTCGTGCTGGTCTGCTCCAACATTCTGATCTCGCTGCTGCGCAACGTGATCCCCGCAAAGGTCCATCTGCCCTGCTACATCGTCATCATCGCAGGCTTCGTGACCATCGTTCAGATGGTGATGCACGCCTACATGGAGAGCCTGTACACCGCACTGGGCGTCTTCCTGCCCCTGATCGTCGTCAACTGCATCATCCTCGGCCGTGCCGAGATGTTCGCCTGCAAGAACAGCGTGGTCGATTCCGCTCTGGACGGCATCGGCATGGGCATCGGCTACACCCTGACCGTTACCCTGATGGCCTCCATCCGTGAGATCCTGGGCAGCGGCACCTGGCTGGGCTTCACCGTCCTGCCGGAGAGCATGGCCAAGATGAGCATCATGACCCAGGCCCCCGGCGCATTCTTCTGCTACGGTGTCCTGATGGCCGGCTGCATCTGGCTGGAAGGCAAGCTGGACGCCCGCATTGAGCGCAAGAGCTGCTGTGACCTTGACAATCTGAAGAAGGAGGCGGAATAA
- a CDS encoding electron transport complex protein RnfA encodes MLVKLAAIFFSMILVNNYVLVKFYGICPFLGVSKKLDSSLGMSGAVIFVMLVATAVTFPLQIFILDPAGLSYLQTIVFILVIAVLVQFIEIFLKKYVVALYNSLGVYLPLITTNCCVLAVTILVVDDYGADVATLGFAAAYVEALVCAVGAGVGFMLAMVMFSGVRKRVEACDPPAPFKGLPITLIAAAITSLSFMGFGGLVENLFNVTL; translated from the coding sequence ATGCTCGTTAAACTCGCTGCGATCTTCTTCAGCATGATCCTGGTCAACAACTACGTGCTGGTGAAGTTCTATGGCATCTGCCCGTTCCTGGGCGTTTCCAAAAAGCTGGACTCCTCGCTGGGCATGTCCGGTGCTGTTATCTTCGTCATGCTGGTGGCAACGGCTGTCACCTTCCCGCTGCAGATCTTCATTCTGGATCCCGCTGGCCTGAGCTACCTGCAGACCATCGTCTTCATCCTGGTCATCGCCGTTCTGGTCCAGTTCATCGAGATCTTCCTGAAAAAGTACGTTGTCGCTCTGTACAACTCTCTGGGCGTTTACCTGCCCCTGATCACCACCAACTGCTGCGTGCTGGCTGTCACCATCCTGGTCGTGGACGACTACGGTGCTGACGTTGCCACCCTGGGCTTTGCAGCCGCCTACGTTGAGGCTCTGGTCTGCGCTGTGGGCGCAGGCGTCGGCTTCATGCTGGCCATGGTCATGTTCAGCGGTGTGCGCAAGCGCGTGGAAGCCTGCGATCCCCCGGCACCCTTCAAGGGCCTGCCCATCACGCTGATCGCAGCGGCCATCACCAGCCTGTCCTTCATGGGCTTTGGCGGTCTGGTCGAGAACCTGTTCAACGTGACGCTGTAA
- a CDS encoding RnfABCDGE type electron transport complex subunit B, with the protein MNIASAVILCTIVGAVGAIILVAAAKFMAVEEDPRIEEVASCLAGANCGGCGYAGCADYAKAVVMDGVACDKCAPGGPKAAAAIAKIMGGEASAVEKKAVVQCQGNSEHCKPSYDYTGIQSCAAAAALYGGPKTCTFACIGLGDCTKVCKFDAIHIVDGVAKVDKDKCTGCGACANICPKKVIMIDAGGPRKPVVMCSNQDKGPVAMKACTTSCIACGMCERTCKFDAIHVVDGVARVDYDKCKGCGMCAQKCPKKIILFPLKDYPYPLVKPAAPAAAKPAEAPKAE; encoded by the coding sequence ATGAATATTGCATCGGCTGTTATCCTCTGCACCATCGTGGGCGCGGTGGGCGCGATCATTCTGGTCGCTGCCGCCAAGTTCATGGCCGTGGAGGAAGATCCCCGCATTGAAGAAGTTGCCTCCTGTCTGGCTGGCGCAAACTGCGGCGGCTGCGGCTACGCAGGCTGCGCAGACTATGCCAAGGCCGTCGTCATGGACGGCGTGGCCTGCGACAAGTGTGCACCCGGCGGCCCCAAGGCTGCTGCTGCCATCGCCAAGATCATGGGCGGTGAGGCCAGTGCGGTCGAAAAGAAGGCTGTGGTCCAGTGCCAGGGCAATTCCGAGCACTGCAAGCCCAGCTACGATTACACCGGCATCCAGAGCTGCGCTGCAGCTGCTGCGCTGTACGGCGGCCCCAAGACTTGCACCTTCGCCTGTATCGGTCTGGGCGACTGCACCAAGGTCTGTAAGTTCGACGCCATCCACATCGTGGACGGCGTGGCAAAGGTGGACAAGGACAAGTGCACCGGCTGCGGTGCCTGCGCCAACATCTGCCCCAAGAAGGTCATCATGATCGACGCTGGCGGCCCCCGCAAGCCGGTGGTCATGTGCTCCAACCAGGACAAGGGTCCTGTTGCCATGAAGGCTTGCACCACTTCCTGCATCGCCTGCGGCATGTGTGAGCGCACCTGTAAGTTCGACGCCATCCATGTTGTGGACGGCGTGGCCCGTGTGGACTACGACAAGTGCAAGGGCTGCGGTATGTGCGCCCAGAAGTGCCCGAAGAAGATCATCCTCTTCCCGCTGAAGGACTATCCGTATCCCCTCGTGAAGCCCGCAGCACCTGCGGCTGCAAAGCCTGCTGAGGCTCCCAAGGCTGAGTAA
- the nifU gene encoding Fe-S cluster assembly scaffold protein NifU, translating to MASMYSAKVMEHFANPHNVGEIPDANGVGEVGNPKCGDIMRMYLKIENNVIVDVKFLTFGCGAAIATSSMATDLIKGKTIEEALKLTNKAVVEALEGLPPIKVHCSVLAEQAVKAALSDYYRRQGIDPEPIVGKLEEDCEHCESCGK from the coding sequence ATGGCAAGTATGTATAGTGCAAAGGTCATGGAGCATTTCGCAAATCCGCACAATGTCGGTGAGATCCCCGACGCCAACGGCGTGGGCGAGGTCGGCAACCCCAAGTGCGGCGACATCATGCGCATGTACCTGAAGATCGAGAACAACGTCATCGTCGATGTCAAGTTCCTCACCTTCGGCTGCGGTGCCGCCATCGCCACCAGCAGCATGGCCACCGACCTCATCAAGGGCAAGACCATCGAAGAGGCCCTCAAGCTGACCAACAAGGCCGTTGTGGAAGCTCTGGAGGGTCTGCCTCCCATCAAGGTCCACTGCTCGGTCCTGGCCGAGCAGGCCGTCAAGGCTGCTCTGTCCGACTATTACCGCCGTCAGGGCATCGACCCGGAACCCATCGTCGGCAAGCTGGAAGAGGACTGCGAGCATTGCGAGAGCTGCGGGAAGTAA
- a CDS encoding cysteine desulfurase family protein encodes MEISEKVVYLDNAATTACAPEVLAVMTKALSGACGNPSSHYSVGYEAKEFVDTGRAQVAKAINAAPAEIFFTGCGSEADNWAVKGTAFTKARQNKKHLITSAFEHHAIMHSMASLERMGFEVTYIKPTAEGYIRPEDVEAAIRPDTALVSIMMANNEIGTIQPIKEIAEIAHKHGVWMHTDAVQAVGAIPVDVKELGVDMLSMSAHKFNGPKGMGALYCKKGVWPQNLIDGGSQEARHRAGTENVAGIAGMGKALEMATANLEERMAHEQQLRDYVINRILKNIPEARLNGGLEHRLPGNVNISFPGLEGETILLDLDMHNICASTGSACNSDSLDPSHVLLSIGVPEEIGHGSMRFTFGPQNTMEEAEYLCDVLEEVIPRRRAMSCMWLQGQNKARQFSLKGEQ; translated from the coding sequence ATGGAAATTTCTGAAAAAGTTGTCTATCTGGACAACGCTGCGACCACGGCCTGCGCTCCCGAAGTGCTGGCTGTGATGACCAAGGCGCTGAGCGGTGCCTGCGGCAACCCCAGCAGCCATTACAGCGTCGGCTACGAAGCAAAAGAGTTTGTGGATACCGGCCGTGCACAGGTGGCAAAGGCCATCAACGCTGCCCCGGCCGAGATCTTCTTCACCGGCTGCGGCTCAGAGGCCGACAACTGGGCTGTGAAGGGCACCGCCTTCACCAAGGCGCGCCAGAATAAAAAACACCTCATCACCAGCGCCTTCGAGCACCATGCCATCATGCACAGCATGGCTTCTCTGGAGCGCATGGGATTTGAAGTCACCTATATCAAACCCACCGCCGAGGGCTACATCCGCCCGGAGGATGTCGAGGCTGCGATCCGCCCCGATACCGCTCTGGTCAGCATCATGATGGCCAACAACGAGATCGGCACCATCCAGCCCATCAAGGAGATCGCGGAGATCGCCCACAAGCACGGCGTCTGGATGCACACCGATGCGGTGCAGGCTGTGGGTGCCATCCCTGTGGACGTCAAGGAGCTGGGCGTGGATATGCTGTCCATGAGCGCTCACAAGTTCAACGGCCCCAAGGGCATGGGCGCACTGTACTGCAAGAAGGGCGTCTGGCCCCAGAACCTCATCGACGGCGGCAGCCAGGAGGCCCGCCACCGCGCCGGTACTGAGAACGTCGCCGGCATCGCCGGTATGGGCAAGGCGCTGGAGATGGCCACGGCCAATCTGGAAGAGCGGATGGCCCACGAGCAGCAGCTGCGGGACTACGTCATCAACCGCATCCTGAAGAACATCCCCGAAGCCCGCCTGAACGGCGGTCTGGAGCACCGCCTGCCCGGCAACGTGAACATCAGCTTCCCCGGCCTGGAGGGCGAGACCATTCTGCTGGACCTGGATATGCACAACATCTGTGCTTCGACCGGTTCTGCCTGCAACTCGGACAGCCTGGACCCCAGCCATGTTCTGCTGAGCATCGGTGTGCCGGAAGAGATCGGCCACGGTTCCATGCGGTTCACGTTCGGCCCGCAGAATACCATGGAAGAAGCAGAGTATCTGTGTGACGTGCTGGAGGAGGTCATCCCCCGCCGCCGCGCAATGAGTTGTATGTGGCTGCAGGGCCAGAACAAGGCCCGTCAGTTCAGCCTGAAGGGAGAGCAGTAA
- a CDS encoding rhodanese-like domain-containing protein has translation MIEKIEPAAAIRLLDAGKATAVDVREPDEFAVGHIPGAKLLPLGEVLSCAAEVLPDKNAPWLIYCRTGRRSADAVQKLESLGYTNLYDLGGILSWPYEIEGDFEGHF, from the coding sequence ATGATAGAGAAAATCGAACCGGCTGCAGCCATCCGCCTGCTGGATGCAGGCAAAGCGACTGCGGTGGACGTCCGGGAACCGGACGAGTTTGCGGTGGGGCACATTCCGGGAGCAAAGCTCCTGCCGCTGGGCGAGGTGCTGAGCTGTGCGGCAGAGGTCCTGCCCGACAAGAATGCCCCTTGGCTGATCTACTGCCGCACCGGCCGCCGCAGCGCCGATGCCGTGCAGAAGCTGGAAAGCCTCGGCTACACCAACCTCTACGATCTGGGCGGCATTCTGAGCTGGCCGTATGAGATCGAAGGCGATTTTGAGGGACACTTCTAA
- a CDS encoding RrF2 family transcriptional regulator gives MKFSTKSRYALRLMAELARYAPGTTVPLKEISERQNLSLKYLEQIVTPLARVGLVKSERGSQGGYRLTKAPADYTAGEILRAIEGSVAPIPCLGSETNECPMSEQCFTLPFWSGLDDVINQYIDSVTLEQLARSLPSASDGCCGCNSKN, from the coding sequence ATGAAGTTTTCGACAAAAAGCCGCTATGCGCTGCGGCTGATGGCTGAACTGGCCCGCTATGCGCCGGGCACCACCGTCCCGCTGAAGGAGATCAGCGAGCGCCAGAACCTCAGCCTGAAATATCTGGAACAGATCGTCACGCCGCTGGCACGGGTCGGCCTTGTCAAGAGCGAGCGCGGCAGCCAGGGCGGCTACCGCCTGACCAAGGCTCCCGCCGACTACACCGCCGGGGAGATCCTCCGCGCCATCGAGGGCAGCGTGGCCCCCATCCCCTGCCTGGGCAGCGAGACCAACGAGTGCCCCATGTCCGAGCAGTGCTTCACCCTGCCCTTCTGGAGCGGGCTGGACGATGTCATCAACCAGTATATCGACAGCGTAACGCTGGAACAGCTGGCCCGGAGCCTGCCCTCTGCCAGCGACGGCTGCTGCGGCTGCAATTCAAAAAATTGA